A section of the Malania oleifera isolate guangnan ecotype guangnan chromosome 2, ASM2987363v1, whole genome shotgun sequence genome encodes:
- the LOC131149828 gene encoding borneol dehydrogenase, mitochondrial-like: protein MGMGSACLLSTAARRLQGKVALITGGARGIGEATARLFTKHGARVVIADVEDDLARSVCRDLPLNSSTFVHCDVTDETQVENAVNSAVSSYGTLDIMFNNAGVTGTAKPSILDGDKADFERVVGVNLVGAFLGTKHAARVMIPNRRGAIIMTASVCSTVGGVASHAYTSSKHGVLGLARNAAVDLGRHGIRVNCVSPYVVPTQLAMEYFEMDDEGVSGLYSNLRGVTLKAEDVAEAALYLGSDEAKYVSGHNLLVDGGFTIVNPAFGIFGH from the exons ATGGGCATGGGAAGCGCCTGTCTCCTCTCGACCGCTGCAAGAAG GCTACAAGGGAAGGTAGCGCTAATCACCGGCGGCGCTAGAGGCATCGGCGAGGCCACTGCACGCCTCTTCACCAAACACGGAGCCAGAGTGGTTATCGCAGACGTCGAAGACGACTTGGCCCGTTCCGTCTGCCGAGACCTTCCGCTCAACTCCTCCACCTTCGTCCACTGCGACGTCACCGACGAAACGCAAGTCGAAAACGCCGTCAACTCGGCCGTCTCCAGCTACGGCACGCTCGACATTATGTTCAACAACGCCGGCGTGACGGGTACCGCCAAGCCCTCCATTCTCGACGGCGACAAGGCGGATTTCGAGCGCGTCGTGGGCGTCAACCTGGTGGGCGCCTTCCTGGGCACCAAGCACGCCGCCCGGGTGATGATCCCCAACCGCCGCGGTGCCATAATTATGACGGCGAGCGTGTGCTCCACCGTGGGCGGGGTGGCGTCGCACGCGTACACGAGTTCGAAGCACGGTGTGCTGGGGCTGGCGCGGAACGCGGCGGTGGATCTAGGGCGGCACGGGATTCGGGTGAACTGCGTGTCGCCGTACGTGGTGCCGACGCAGCTGGCGATGGAGTACTTCGAGATGGACGATGAGGGGGTGTCGGGGTTGTATTCGAATTTGAGAGGGGTGACTCTGAAGGCGGAGGATGTGGCGGAGGCGGCGCTCTATCTGGGGAGTGACGAGGCTAAATATGTGAGCGGCCATAATCTTCTGGTGGACGGAGGCTTCACCATTGTGAATCCTGCTTTTGGTATATTCGGACATTGA